Proteins from a genomic interval of Paucidesulfovibrio gracilis DSM 16080:
- a CDS encoding glycosyltransferase family 2 protein has translation MRTFPWAEVPHQLRLGLLAGGTGRSHLAGLARGSLAASRVHAGSPERSGFLARLGFDLLLAAWEEDALNGALAHPLLTLGDSALPPTVRNALRWLVEHWRPEARTERLANRGDLQGLRQLLEQRTQAQDPHLLRAVVEVLLLEGEPADILSFISQFAQNPDWLPEPTLRTMLSADLYAVVEPGMHVDRLSALAEELPLAGMRERLAHALYRSGDPERALSLWRGVLEARPWNVNLALRSRDVLLGRDQEFAPLAGGCSILLYSWNKQDDLHRALTALEAAATSDFLRETRVVVLDNGSTDQTPETLRNWCGRWGRDRFEHVRLDVNVGAPAARNWLLAREDVRSRRWTVFLDDDALVPSGWFERLGAAARRYPDAQAWGCTVVDAGRPWVLQSADLHLRVAHTPEPGTEPRGQTPALPVTDLQHQGFDLGRFDSLRCCASVTGCCHLFRTRSLVERGGFDIRYSPSQFDDLDCDLRAVAQGGYTVCQGWLRVEHLKRSGVAARRAKGAAGNGEGNLVKLRSRFSDRDVQRMATELAQRQEDELQRAHADLTDAWESGACP, from the coding sequence GTGCGAACATTTCCATGGGCTGAAGTGCCTCACCAGCTCCGTTTGGGATTGCTGGCGGGCGGAACGGGCCGGTCCCATCTGGCGGGGCTTGCGCGCGGCTCTTTGGCCGCGTCCCGCGTGCACGCCGGTTCTCCGGAACGCTCCGGCTTCCTGGCCCGTCTGGGGTTCGACCTGCTCCTCGCGGCCTGGGAAGAGGATGCCCTGAACGGCGCCCTGGCCCACCCCCTGCTGACCCTGGGCGACAGCGCCCTCCCCCCCACAGTGCGAAATGCATTGCGTTGGCTTGTGGAGCATTGGCGGCCCGAGGCGCGTACCGAACGGCTGGCAAACCGCGGCGATCTCCAGGGGCTGCGCCAGTTGTTGGAGCAGCGGACGCAGGCTCAGGATCCCCACCTGTTGCGGGCCGTTGTGGAAGTCCTTCTGCTTGAGGGTGAACCCGCTGACATTCTGTCCTTTATTTCTCAATTCGCCCAAAACCCGGACTGGCTGCCCGAACCAACCTTGCGGACCATGCTCAGCGCGGATTTGTACGCCGTGGTGGAGCCAGGCATGCACGTGGATCGGTTGAGCGCTTTGGCCGAAGAGCTTCCCCTTGCGGGAATGCGGGAGCGGCTGGCGCACGCCCTGTATCGTTCGGGTGACCCGGAGCGGGCGCTCTCCCTCTGGCGCGGCGTCCTGGAAGCCCGGCCCTGGAACGTGAATCTGGCGTTGCGCTCCCGGGACGTACTGCTTGGCCGGGACCAGGAGTTCGCTCCTCTTGCGGGCGGCTGTTCCATTTTGTTGTATTCATGGAACAAGCAGGATGATCTGCACCGCGCTCTGACGGCTTTGGAGGCGGCGGCCACGTCCGATTTTTTGCGGGAAACCCGTGTGGTGGTTCTGGATAACGGCAGTACCGATCAGACCCCGGAAACCCTTCGCAACTGGTGCGGGCGCTGGGGCCGGGACCGGTTCGAGCATGTGCGCCTGGACGTGAACGTGGGCGCCCCCGCAGCCAGGAATTGGCTTTTGGCCCGGGAGGATGTGCGCTCCCGGCGTTGGACCGTTTTTTTGGATGACGATGCCCTGGTTCCTTCGGGCTGGTTTGAGCGGCTCGGTGCAGCGGCCCGCCGGTATCCCGATGCGCAGGCCTGGGGATGCACGGTGGTGGACGCGGGACGGCCCTGGGTGCTGCAAAGCGCGGACCTGCATCTCCGGGTTGCCCACACCCCGGAACCGGGGACCGAACCCCGCGGGCAAACGCCCGCCCTCCCGGTCACGGATTTGCAGCATCAGGGATTTGATCTGGGCCGGTTCGACAGCTTGCGCTGCTGCGCCTCGGTCACGGGCTGCTGCCATCTTTTCCGCACCCGGTCCCTGGTAGAACGGGGCGGGTTCGATATTCGCTATTCCCCATCCCAATTCGACGACCTGGATTGCGATCTGCGCGCCGTGGCCCAGGGCGGGTATACGGTTTGCCAGGGCTGGCTGCGAGTGGAGCACCTCAAGCGTTCCGGCGTGGCCGCGCGCCGGGCCAAAGGGGCGGCCGGCAATGGGGAAGGGAATCTGGTCAAGCTGCGCTCGCGATTTTCCGACCGGGACGTGCAACGTATGGCAACGGAATTGGCACAGCGGCAGGAGGACGAGTTACAACGCGCTCATGCGGATCTTACCGATGCCTGGGAGAGCGGCGCATGTCCGTAA
- a CDS encoding ABC transporter permease has product MSVMVNLHIAYASLMARKLRTVLAMLGVFLGALAFTGVQTVSDIMVRNAEMQAEAMGPNLMSVVSGRVRFRRSGSVGVKDFNTNFKVSDALALIQSLPQVRAGAPYISTAMPVRSAQGVTDARVMATWPDYQTVRSFYPQFGRFFTMEEERSRAKVVVLGREIANRLFGSPQAALGRKVRIYRASFRVVGVMEGKGQDLSGENQDEQVFLPLSTYMRRAANVDWLTGVNLSLVDGADFAAARKSIVNLMRLRHDIRPGQEDDFDVLEAREVIQLQRQALDLMQTLGVISSTISFAVGGMGILSIMILMVRARRVEIGVRRAVGGRRSDIVRQFMFEAGLLSASGGAGGVLVCLVLVLLFTSLTPFPLVLNPYMFGFTLVGSGLLGLFAGSYPAWLASRIGILDVLKT; this is encoded by the coding sequence ATGTCCGTAATGGTCAACCTGCACATTGCCTATGCCTCGCTCATGGCCCGCAAGCTGCGCACGGTGCTGGCCATGCTGGGCGTGTTTCTCGGGGCGCTGGCCTTCACCGGCGTGCAAACCGTGAGCGACATCATGGTCCGCAATGCGGAGATGCAGGCCGAGGCCATGGGACCGAACCTCATGTCCGTTGTTTCCGGGCGGGTGCGTTTTCGGCGGAGCGGCTCCGTGGGGGTTAAGGATTTCAATACAAATTTCAAAGTATCCGATGCCCTGGCTTTGATCCAGTCCCTGCCGCAGGTGCGGGCCGGAGCGCCGTATATCTCCACGGCCATGCCCGTGCGCAGCGCCCAGGGCGTTACGGACGCTCGAGTCATGGCCACCTGGCCCGATTATCAGACCGTGCGCAGTTTTTATCCCCAGTTCGGCCGGTTCTTCACCATGGAGGAGGAGCGTAGCCGGGCTAAGGTGGTGGTGCTGGGCCGGGAGATCGCCAACCGGCTGTTCGGCTCGCCCCAGGCCGCCCTGGGCCGGAAGGTGCGCATTTACCGCGCCTCGTTCCGGGTTGTTGGGGTCATGGAGGGCAAGGGGCAGGATCTTTCCGGCGAGAACCAGGATGAGCAGGTCTTTTTGCCGCTTTCCACCTACATGCGCCGGGCCGCCAACGTGGACTGGCTTACCGGGGTGAATCTCAGTCTTGTGGATGGGGCGGATTTTGCGGCAGCCCGAAAGAGCATCGTAAACCTAATGCGCCTGCGGCACGACATCCGGCCGGGCCAGGAAGACGACTTCGATGTGCTGGAGGCGCGGGAGGTCATCCAGCTGCAACGCCAGGCACTGGACCTGATGCAGACCCTGGGTGTGATTTCCTCGACGATTTCCTTTGCCGTGGGGGGCATGGGCATTTTGTCCATCATGATCCTCATGGTTCGGGCCAGACGGGTGGAAATCGGGGTGCGCCGGGCCGTGGGCGGGCGCCGGTCCGACATCGTCCGTCAGTTTATGTTCGAGGCCGGGCTGCTCTCCGCATCCGGTGGGGCCGGTGGGGTGCTGGTCTGCCTGGTGCTGGTGCTGCTGTTCACCTCGCTGACCCCGTTCCCGTTGGTGCTCAATCCGTACATGTTCGGCTTTACGCTTGTGGGGTCGGGGTTGCTGGGGTTATTCGCCGGATCGTACCCGGCTTGGCTTGCTTCGCGCATAGGGATTCTGGACGTGCTCAAGACCTGA
- a CDS encoding sensor domain-containing diguanylate cyclase produces the protein MADTKTNQEISALREENARLRRRLADMETACVQTDRESGVFLSGPLVLFKLKADSHWTFTYTSPNLLELTGYDPNELVQKGTTFQDMIHPADQPAVTTRISALLSGTQRSGTLPAFRLETKDRSIIWVQCHITILRDEADRPVWIVGYLLDISAQQNMQQELRRSRARLEMAQRLARTGSWSWYEDTGHIFWSDEVYRIYERDRSLGPPSYDEYFTLQHPLDRDRVRQTIRQTMREGGEYEIEHRIVLASGAIKHVLGIARVEHDERGRARGLFGTVQDITERKQAEEQQHAFTERIALASEAGGMGIWEWDLQSSELNWNNRMYTLYDIAPTEFSGLYDAWRQRVHPDDIAFTESSLWEALSEDKEWHHEFRIVLRDGSIRHIQAAARLHRERHGNSRRMVGINRDVTRSREAEHELRRLATTDALTGLLNRARFMQLAEREFERHKRYHTPLTMIMFDADHFKAVNDEHGHDVGDTVLRAIGEITRKQLREVDVLGRIGGEEFAVALPETTRTKGTLVAERIRTAIADTDVQTPGGRTVRFTISLGVAEAGREATRLSDLLRTADKALYKAKNNGRNRVEEFD, from the coding sequence GTGGCTGATACAAAAACAAATCAAGAGATTAGCGCCTTGCGCGAGGAAAACGCCCGATTGCGGCGACGCCTTGCGGATATGGAAACCGCCTGTGTGCAAACGGACCGGGAAAGCGGCGTCTTTCTTTCCGGTCCGCTGGTGCTGTTCAAGCTCAAGGCTGATTCACATTGGACGTTCACATACACCTCACCGAACCTTTTGGAGCTGACCGGGTATGATCCCAACGAACTGGTCCAAAAAGGCACAACCTTTCAGGACATGATCCACCCGGCGGATCAGCCCGCTGTAACAACACGGATTTCCGCCCTTCTTTCCGGCACGCAACGAAGCGGCACCCTGCCTGCCTTTCGCCTGGAAACCAAAGACCGCTCTATTATCTGGGTGCAATGCCACATCACCATTCTGCGCGACGAGGCAGATCGACCGGTTTGGATTGTCGGATATTTGCTCGATATTTCCGCCCAGCAGAACATGCAGCAGGAATTGCGACGGTCCCGTGCACGGCTGGAAATGGCCCAACGCCTTGCTCGGACCGGCAGTTGGTCCTGGTACGAGGACACCGGGCATATCTTCTGGTCCGACGAGGTCTACCGCATTTACGAACGCGACCGCTCCCTTGGGCCGCCCAGTTATGACGAATACTTCACCCTGCAACATCCCCTGGACCGCGACCGTGTCCGGCAGACCATCCGCCAGACCATGCGCGAAGGCGGGGAGTATGAAATCGAACACCGCATTGTCCTGGCTTCGGGGGCGATCAAGCACGTTCTGGGCATTGCCCGGGTGGAGCACGATGAACGCGGCCGCGCGCGCGGCCTGTTCGGAACCGTGCAGGACATCACGGAACGCAAACAGGCCGAAGAACAACAGCATGCCTTTACGGAACGCATCGCCCTGGCATCCGAAGCCGGGGGCATGGGCATCTGGGAATGGGATCTGCAAAGCAGCGAACTGAACTGGAACAACCGCATGTATACCCTTTACGACATTGCGCCCACGGAGTTCAGCGGGCTATACGACGCCTGGCGTCAGCGCGTACACCCGGACGACATAGCCTTTACCGAGTCGTCCCTTTGGGAGGCCTTATCCGAGGACAAAGAGTGGCACCATGAATTCCGCATCGTCCTGCGCGACGGTTCCATCCGCCACATCCAGGCCGCAGCCCGTCTGCATCGTGAGCGGCACGGCAACTCCCGGCGCATGGTGGGCATCAACCGGGACGTGACCCGCTCGCGCGAGGCGGAACACGAACTGCGGCGCCTGGCCACCACGGACGCCCTGACGGGGCTCCTCAACCGCGCCCGATTCATGCAGCTGGCAGAGCGGGAGTTTGAACGCCATAAACGCTATCACACGCCGCTCACCATGATCATGTTCGATGCCGACCATTTCAAAGCCGTCAATGATGAGCACGGCCACGATGTGGGCGATACCGTTCTCCGCGCCATCGGCGAAATCACCCGAAAGCAATTGCGCGAAGTGGACGTATTGGGCCGTATCGGCGGGGAGGAATTTGCCGTGGCTCTTCCTGAAACAACACGGACAAAGGGAACGTTGGTGGCGGAACGCATCCGCACCGCTATAGCAGACACTGACGTGCAAACCCCCGGCGGCCGGACGGTCCGTTTCACCATCAGTCTCGGCGTTGCCGAGGCGGGCCGGGAAGCAACGCGTTTGTCCGACTTGCTTCGCACAGCGGACAAAGCCCTGTACAAAGCCAAAAACAATGGAAGGAACAGAGTTGAGGAGTTTGATTGA
- a CDS encoding MATE family efflux transporter, translating to MFETAQQRMRHSWTGPGGYGQVLAVGIPLVMSMISHTVMQFTDRIFLSNYSLETIAAALPAGIASFLFISFFMGVGEYVSVFVAQYTGAGRHERVGAALWQGIWFCLPAWVVLASLGLAGGIIFGWSGHAPAIVELEISYFRILSLGAGFAVLGSVLACFYSGRGMTKAVMLVNMAGMLVNVPLDYMLIYGVGPFPELGIKGAGLATVCGTAIPSVLFCLLIFRKENERLYKIRSAWRPDREILRRLMRFGLPGGVQFFLDMFAISFFVFVVGRLGTAELAATNIIMSLDTVAFLPCVGLHIATSILVGQSVGAGLPEQGARATRNAARLGMLYMGSLGVLWVAAPEPVLHLFQPMDMTEAQFLPVERMGVVMLRFVAAYSLLDALVLVYSGALKGAGDTRFVMWTIALSSLLVMVLPLYVSVEVLGMGYQAPWTIFFVYAAVLALVFGIRFRRGRWRDMRVIEEDRTDAGTEGVPGAEGAAGLGAGAMPGPGAGKLAPTVTAEEHDSRR from the coding sequence ATGTTCGAAACGGCACAACAGAGAATGCGGCATTCCTGGACCGGTCCCGGTGGATACGGCCAGGTGCTGGCCGTGGGAATCCCGCTGGTCATGAGCATGATTTCCCATACGGTGATGCAGTTCACGGATCGCATCTTCTTGTCCAACTACTCCCTGGAAACCATTGCCGCGGCCCTGCCAGCGGGCATTGCCAGTTTTTTGTTCATTTCGTTTTTCATGGGCGTGGGCGAGTATGTCAGCGTGTTCGTGGCCCAGTACACCGGTGCTGGCCGGCATGAGCGCGTGGGCGCGGCGCTCTGGCAGGGCATCTGGTTCTGTTTGCCTGCCTGGGTGGTGCTGGCTTCCCTGGGGCTTGCCGGGGGGATTATTTTCGGCTGGTCCGGCCATGCACCCGCGATTGTGGAGCTTGAAATTTCGTATTTTCGGATCCTGAGCCTGGGGGCAGGGTTTGCGGTGCTGGGGTCGGTGCTGGCGTGCTTTTATTCCGGCCGCGGCATGACCAAGGCCGTGATGCTGGTGAACATGGCAGGAATGCTGGTAAACGTGCCGCTGGATTATATGCTGATATACGGTGTCGGCCCGTTCCCGGAGCTAGGCATCAAGGGCGCGGGGCTGGCCACGGTGTGCGGCACGGCTATCCCCTCGGTGCTGTTCTGCCTGTTGATTTTTCGGAAGGAAAATGAACGGCTTTACAAGATACGCTCTGCCTGGCGGCCGGATCGGGAGATTCTGCGCCGGTTGATGCGCTTTGGCCTGCCCGGAGGGGTGCAGTTCTTCCTGGATATGTTCGCCATCTCGTTTTTCGTCTTTGTGGTCGGCCGACTGGGAACCGCGGAACTGGCGGCCACGAACATCATTATGTCACTGGACACGGTGGCATTTTTGCCCTGCGTAGGGCTGCACATCGCCACAAGCATCCTGGTGGGACAGTCCGTGGGCGCGGGGCTGCCGGAACAGGGCGCACGCGCCACCCGCAATGCCGCCCGCCTCGGCATGCTCTATATGGGCAGTCTTGGGGTGCTCTGGGTGGCCGCGCCCGAGCCTGTGCTGCATCTTTTCCAGCCCATGGACATGACCGAGGCGCAATTCTTGCCTGTGGAGCGCATGGGCGTGGTCATGCTGCGCTTTGTGGCGGCGTACAGCCTGTTGGACGCTTTGGTGCTCGTGTATTCCGGGGCGCTCAAGGGAGCCGGGGACACCCGCTTCGTGATGTGGACCATTGCCCTTTCCTCCCTGCTGGTCATGGTGCTGCCGCTGTATGTGAGCGTGGAGGTGCTCGGGATGGGCTATCAGGCTCCCTGGACGATTTTCTTCGTCTATGCCGCGGTCTTGGCCCTGGTGTTCGGCATCCGGTTCCGGCGTGGCCGGTGGAGGGACATGCGCGTGATTGAGGAAGACCGTACCGATGCCGGCACGGAAGGGGTTCCTGGTGCGGAAGGAGCTGCCGGCTTGGGAGCCGGAGCCATGCCCGGACCTGGAGCCGGAAAGCTGGCCCCCACGGTGACGGCAGAGGAGCATGATTCCAGGCGATGA
- a CDS encoding YeeE/YedE thiosulfate transporter family protein, whose product MTRKTKGAWNPYLAGALTGLLLVLSVWIAGKYFGASTSFVRTAGLIEQTIAPDRVAGLDYFMKYFNKNSGIDWQWMFVLGIFLGSFLSSNASHSFRWTPVPESWKNRFGASALKRGLAAFVGGFIALFGARLAGGCPSGHGLSGLAQMAVSGYLALFMFFVGGLVMARLLYKGR is encoded by the coding sequence ATGACCCGAAAAACCAAAGGTGCCTGGAACCCCTATCTTGCGGGAGCCCTCACCGGGCTGCTGCTTGTGCTTTCGGTCTGGATCGCGGGCAAGTATTTCGGCGCATCCACGTCCTTTGTGCGGACCGCCGGGCTTATCGAACAGACCATTGCACCGGATCGTGTTGCCGGGCTTGACTATTTCATGAAATACTTCAACAAAAACAGTGGAATTGATTGGCAGTGGATGTTCGTGCTCGGTATTTTCCTCGGCTCGTTCCTCTCTTCCAATGCTTCGCACAGCTTCCGCTGGACCCCGGTTCCCGAGTCCTGGAAAAACCGCTTCGGTGCCAGCGCCCTCAAGCGCGGCCTTGCTGCCTTTGTGGGCGGATTCATCGCCCTGTTCGGCGCCCGGCTTGCAGGCGGCTGCCCCAGCGGCCACGGGCTTTCCGGCCTGGCGCAAATGGCCGTGAGCGGTTACCTGGCTCTGTTCATGTTCTTTGTTGGCGGGCTGGTCATGGCCCGACTGCTCTACAAGGGGAGATAA
- a CDS encoding TetR/AcrR family transcriptional regulator, which yields MRTKIMDGARMLFREKGYSNVTMRAIGRRVGCSAAAIYRHFRNKREIMDALRHEGFERLVEIVQFEMVSTDPVQRLVEFGRGYVRFALAHPDAFALMYDLAGQGPEELMDYESEPMEGYAFFTNLVQEAVQSGKLGDVDQETLRFSLWSTVHGLSCLVNSGRLKIVHGSVDELELLDRMLRWVVHSDRS from the coding sequence GTGAGAACCAAGATTATGGACGGAGCCCGTATGCTCTTTCGGGAGAAAGGGTACAGCAACGTGACCATGCGCGCCATTGGGCGCCGAGTGGGTTGTAGTGCGGCCGCCATTTATCGACACTTCCGCAACAAACGGGAAATAATGGACGCCCTGCGGCACGAGGGATTCGAACGACTGGTCGAAATCGTGCAGTTTGAAATGGTCTCCACCGATCCGGTCCAGCGGCTGGTGGAGTTCGGCAGGGGCTACGTCCGCTTTGCCCTGGCGCATCCGGACGCCTTTGCCCTGATGTATGATCTTGCCGGGCAGGGTCCGGAAGAATTGATGGATTATGAAAGCGAACCCATGGAAGGCTATGCATTCTTCACCAATCTGGTGCAGGAGGCCGTGCAGAGCGGAAAATTGGGCGACGTGGATCAGGAAACCCTGCGATTCTCCCTTTGGTCCACCGTGCATGGGCTTTCCTGCCTGGTCAACAGTGGGCGGCTGAAGATCGTCCACGGCAGTGTGGACGAACTGGAGTTGTTGGACCGCATGCTCCGCTGGGTGGTACATTCGGATCGATCCTGA
- a CDS encoding DNA integrity scanning protein DisA nucleotide-binding domain protein, whose amino-acid sequence MRRNSFENICIFHILDGLRDGLSHFSEGARAALVYATSPTGPLRIYDPQDLLRGHEPRLRDFYLTPENWVREVPEGHEVRFLPRDHFEGLQMAGVIAYGGRSNAVPYQVWFTEEHPTMCCTGPTRRWLEYAVRLFSQNYETQSVLNIDTAGYVLQQCAVHAIRDYIVDERAAMGKWDTQLRVYPILDAVIGISRTQEEGLPASGDIVFVEPSEVFQLNFLALFPDLDRPLLENFKRVRKLLQSVEGSRRKLVSDGRSIVGISIGEVPDSSIVARYHGSHGFLLLNGLPVCSFSGGSFSSSNRRANLVELEERLYDSHLNLSEQHSLMNIVTALVDNSTEKRHGCTLVLDLAGIPERMSGQYLVHPLDLRQLRFLELAKAFSKVDGALHIGTDLKLHGFGCLLDGHNVPGENMARGARYNSALRYTAEHERAIVVVVSSDRPVSIIQNGVELTAACALKTLRGCPTPPLLEDWING is encoded by the coding sequence ATGCGACGAAATTCGTTTGAAAACATCTGCATCTTCCACATTCTCGACGGACTGCGGGACGGATTGTCCCATTTTTCCGAGGGAGCGCGTGCCGCGCTGGTGTACGCCACGTCCCCGACCGGGCCGCTGCGTATTTATGACCCGCAGGATCTGCTGCGCGGCCACGAGCCGCGGCTGCGGGATTTCTATCTGACCCCGGAAAACTGGGTTCGGGAAGTGCCGGAAGGACACGAAGTGCGGTTCCTGCCGCGGGACCATTTCGAAGGGCTGCAGATGGCGGGCGTCATCGCCTACGGAGGGCGCTCCAACGCGGTGCCGTATCAGGTCTGGTTTACGGAGGAGCACCCCACCATGTGCTGCACCGGACCCACGCGGCGCTGGTTGGAATATGCGGTCCGGCTGTTTTCCCAAAACTACGAAACCCAAAGCGTGCTGAACATCGACACGGCAGGGTACGTGCTCCAGCAATGCGCGGTCCACGCCATTCGGGATTACATCGTGGATGAGCGGGCCGCCATGGGCAAGTGGGACACGCAGTTGCGAGTGTATCCCATTCTTGATGCCGTGATCGGCATCTCCCGTACGCAGGAAGAAGGGTTGCCCGCTTCGGGCGACATCGTGTTCGTGGAACCGAGCGAGGTGTTTCAGCTCAATTTTTTGGCGCTGTTTCCGGACCTGGACCGCCCGTTGCTGGAGAATTTCAAACGGGTGCGCAAGCTGCTGCAAAGCGTGGAAGGCTCGCGGCGCAAGCTGGTTTCCGATGGCCGCTCCATTGTGGGGATTTCCATCGGGGAAGTGCCGGATTCCAGCATCGTGGCCCGCTATCACGGTTCGCACGGTTTCCTGCTGCTCAACGGCCTGCCGGTGTGCAGCTTTTCGGGCGGCAGCTTCAGTTCCTCCAACCGGCGAGCCAACCTCGTGGAGCTGGAAGAACGGCTCTATGATTCCCATTTGAACTTATCCGAACAACATTCCTTGATGAACATCGTCACGGCGTTGGTGGACAATTCCACGGAAAAGCGCCACGGCTGCACCCTGGTACTGGATCTTGCCGGGATTCCGGAGCGCATGTCCGGGCAGTATCTGGTGCATCCGCTGGATCTTCGTCAGTTGCGGTTTTTGGAGCTGGCCAAGGCGTTTTCCAAGGTGGACGGGGCGTTGCACATCGGCACGGACCTCAAGCTGCACGGGTTCGGCTGCCTGCTGGACGGGCACAATGTGCCGGGGGAGAACATGGCCCGCGGTGCACGATACAATTCGGCCCTGCGTTATACCGCGGAACACGAGCGGGCCATTGTGGTGGTGGTCTCTTCGGATCGGCCCGTGTCCATCATCCAAAACGGCGTGGAATTGACGGCGGCCTGTGCGCTGAAGACCTTGCGGGGCTGCCCGACGCCGCCTCTGCTGGAAGACTGGATCAACGGCTGA
- a CDS encoding glycosyltransferase family protein: MTNRPPHICAVILHYGDPGLTARVHSQLLEGLEPRLQQAVRVLDNAAPETYAEAWTRLPENLFWAGALDWTVDHFIRNEPDYTHLWFLNNDVSFSTPGPHLPKAAARLQWIESRIGTVGVYSPSALRNPYHAQMVRNPDAQIRRTPFVDGIAPLWNLATLQELGGIDLRGNRQGYGVDIYTSLRQHQAGYGVVVDHQLALRHTYHSTARSIPGFLDASARAEQAYLGSRLGADYKTLLEELRAQSSDHVKL, encoded by the coding sequence ATGACCAATCGACCGCCTCATATCTGCGCCGTGATCCTGCACTATGGCGACCCCGGACTGACGGCCCGCGTGCATAGCCAATTGCTGGAGGGGCTGGAGCCGCGACTGCAACAGGCTGTACGAGTACTAGACAACGCCGCGCCCGAGACCTACGCCGAGGCATGGACCCGCTTGCCGGAGAATCTGTTTTGGGCAGGCGCCCTGGACTGGACCGTGGACCATTTCATCCGCAACGAGCCGGACTACACCCACCTCTGGTTCCTGAACAACGACGTGTCCTTCTCCACCCCTGGACCGCATCTGCCAAAAGCCGCGGCCCGGCTGCAATGGATCGAATCCCGGATCGGTACGGTGGGCGTATACTCGCCCTCGGCTCTGCGCAATCCCTACCACGCCCAGATGGTGCGCAATCCTGACGCGCAGATTCGGCGCACCCCGTTTGTGGACGGCATTGCCCCACTTTGGAACCTGGCAACGTTGCAGGAATTGGGAGGGATTGATCTTCGTGGAAACCGTCAAGGGTATGGCGTGGATATATACACGAGCCTGCGGCAGCACCAGGCCGGGTATGGCGTGGTGGTGGACCACCAGCTTGCGCTGCGGCATACCTACCATAGCACGGCCCGCTCGATTCCCGGCTTTTTGGATGCCTCGGCCCGAGCCGAACAAGCCTATCTGGGTTCCCGGCTGGGTGCGGACTACAAGACGCTGCTGGAGGAATTACGCGCTCAAAGCAGCGACCATGTGAAGCTTTAA
- a CDS encoding YeeE/YedE thiosulfate transporter family protein, with the protein MQLIYGLATGMLFGVLLQKARVLRYDKQVGALRLKDMTIVKFMLSAILTAMIGIYLLRDMGMVELSIKGLSLGGQIGGGLLFGLGWGLLGYCPGTSWGAVGEGRYDAIWGIVGGWLGAALYAEVYPTMQSTVLAWGNFGKVTLPQLFGLNHWVMAGLLVIAFLFLFRFFEKKSL; encoded by the coding sequence ATGCAGCTCATTTACGGACTCGCCACCGGCATGCTCTTCGGCGTGCTGCTGCAAAAGGCCCGCGTACTGCGCTACGACAAACAGGTGGGCGCGCTTCGGCTCAAAGACATGACCATTGTCAAATTCATGCTCTCCGCCATCCTTACCGCCATGATCGGCATTTACCTGCTACGCGACATGGGCATGGTGGAACTGAGCATCAAAGGCCTTTCCCTGGGCGGACAAATCGGGGGCGGCCTGCTCTTCGGCCTGGGCTGGGGCTTGCTCGGCTACTGCCCTGGAACGTCCTGGGGCGCTGTGGGCGAAGGCCGATACGATGCCATCTGGGGCATTGTGGGCGGCTGGCTCGGTGCCGCGCTTTACGCCGAGGTCTATCCAACCATGCAATCCACGGTGCTTGCCTGGGGCAACTTCGGCAAGGTCACGCTGCCCCAGCTTTTCGGCCTGAACCACTGGGTCATGGCCGGGCTGCTGGTCATCGCGTTTCTTTTCCTGTTCCGCTTCTTTGAAAAAAAGAGTCTCTAA